One genomic window of Plasmodium falciparum 3D7 genome assembly, chromosome: 10 includes the following:
- a CDS encoding kelch protein K10 — protein sequence MVKKDKKSKEKKEKLKLKKEKQKLKSLKSKKKKKDTLSDEDFDTICLYYENLNKKDKFGHININTTSNNTFVECEKPSPRSNCSITFINDEEFILFGGEYNDNNELISYNDLFKYNIVKNKWKYYFTTSKKPKPRCSHQTVYFNKKLYIFGGELCTNTQFFHYNDFWSFDLKNNVFEEIETKNKKDDNKPSPRSGHRMILWKNYIVMFGGFFDNGKSIEYFNDLYIYIINSNIWINLTNVYMDSLFKRLTENNSSNNDNNLSISSEKKKDLNKGKNSQILKSKFFKNFDLDSFMPSKRSSVCLFTDMKYQKIYIYGGYSQIKNTTRNAIGFYFNDMWILNINLINEDNISVNFKKLKKSIFQPCKRTGFSTCIYKNSLILFGGVFDKKVENNSKKIDNPNNNNNMLEESLNLKSLFFNDLYLFDMNKEHWSYLNIKDKEETKELNKTSKANKKNHEKLEENKIGTNIKKDKFQQMEREIYYEENNNNNNNNNNNKTQSKYEETSDGHVSSCFSDDNDEDYYSNVFVYFDENGKRQIIKIEKEEKNKSSYNEKKDFDDVLKVEENNDYLNHSLDEEKNINIDKLIDNHSVFLQTKDIITTGNGNKVTKIFGDENKHCQNISNLPLNETILYVPLNNTTNSENFMYSQELNDSTNMIKVEHINDTENVDEETCKEDSVDEDMKDNSNSDSDSNKEEKKKKFVISEEEPIGRINSHIFVLNKNLYVYGGMYEYKNNEIILSDYWKINIFKREKWELLDKGNLDDIYLEESDMSSTISINDDDKDEKEIEDLIICSKIKKLEKKIKELDEGLALDIKENLNEFFLRTKDHWLKELNKISETKEIRKEAFYLCEQKYKVIKKYYNKIQKYKELLMEDDEERSISETISSEQEQSSN from the coding sequence ATggtaaaaaaagataaaaaaagtaaagaaaagaaagaaaagttaaaattaaaaaaagaaaagcagAAGCTTAAATCGTTGAAAtcaaagaagaaaaaaaaggatacaTTAAGTGATGAAGATTTTGATacaatttgtttatattatgaaaatttaaataagaaAGATAAGTTTGGGCATATCAATATAAATACGACTTCTAATAATACTTTTGTAGAATGTGAAAAGCCAAGTCCTAGGTCAAATTGTTCTATAACTTTTATTAATGATgaagaatttattttatttggaggtgaatataatgataataatgaattaatatcatataatgatttatttaaatataatattgtaaaaaataaatggaaGTATTATTTTACTACTTCAAAAAAGCCTAAACCTCGATGTTCTCATCAGACTGTTTATTTCAataaaaagttatatatatttggtgGGGAATTATGTACAAATActcaattttttcattataatgaTTTCTGGAGTtttgatttaaaaaataatgtatttGAAGAAATTGaaactaaaaataaaaaagatgataataaaccATCTCCCAGAAGTGGTCATCGTATGATTTTGtggaaaaattatattgtaaTGTTTGGAGGTTTTTTTGATAATGGGAAATCTATAGAATATTTTAAtgacttatatatttatataataaattcaaatatatgGATAAACTTAACGAACGTATATATGGATTCTTTATTCAAAAGATTGACTGAAAATAATTCatcaaataatgataataatctTTCAATTTCAtccgaaaaaaaaaaagacttaaataaaggaaaaaattcacaaattttaaaaagtaagtttttcaaaaattttGATTTAGATTCCTTTATGCCCTCGAAAAGGTCAAGCGTGTGTTTATTTACAGATATgaaatatcaaaaaatatatatatatggtggATATTCTCAAATAAAAAACACTACTAGAAATGCTATAGGATTTTATTTTAACGATATGTggattttaaatataaatttaattaatgaaGATAACATATCagtaaattttaaaaaattaaaaaaaagtatttttCAACCATGTAAAAGGACTGGTTTTAGTAcatgcatatataaaaactcTCTCATTTTATTTGGAGGTGTTTTTGATAAAAAGGTAGAAAATAATTCCAAAAAAATAGATAATcctaacaataataataatatgttagaGGAATCATTAAACTTAAAGTCCCTTTTTTTCAAtgatctttatttatttgatatgAATAAAGAACATTGGTCCTACTTAAATATAAAGGATAAAGAAGAAACAAAAGAATTAAACAAAACATCTAaagcaaataaaaaaaatcatgaAAAGttggaagaaaataaaataggtACCAATATTAAGAAAGATAAATTTCAGCAAATGGAAagggaaatatattatgaagagaataataataataataataataataataataataaaactcAATCTAAATATGAAGAGACTTCAGATGGACATGTATCCAGTTGTTTtagtgatgataatgatgaagatTATTATTCTAATgtgtttgtttattttgatgaaaatggaaaaagacaaattataaaaatagaaaaagaggaaaaaaataagtcaagttataatgaaaagaaagatTTTGATGATGTGTTAAAAGTGGAGGAAAACAATGATTATTTGAATCATTCATTAGatgaggaaaaaaatataaatatagataaattaATTGATAATCATTCTGTTTTTCTTCAAACAAAAGATATTATTACAACAGGAAATGGGAATAAAGTTACAAAAATTTTTGGAGATGAAAATAAACATTGTCAAAATATTTCTAACCTACCTTTAAATGAAACAATTCTTTATGTACCTTTAAACAATACAACGAATTCTGAGAATTTTATGTATTCACAAGAATTAAATGATTCCACAAATATGATTAAAGTTGAACATATAAATGACACTGAAAATGTAGATGAAGAAACATGTAAAGAGGATTCAGTTGATGAAGATATGAAGGATAATAGTAATTCTGATTCAGATAGTAATAAAGaagagaagaagaaaaaattcgTAATAAGTGAGGAAGAACCTATTGGAAGAATTAATAGTCATATATTTGTTCTtaacaaaaatttatatgtgtatggtGGAATGTAtgaatataagaataatgaAATTATACTTAGTGATTATTggaaaattaatatattcaaaagaGAAAAATGGGAATTATTAGATAAAGGTAATTTAGATGATATTTATTTGGAAGAATCTGATATGAGTTCCACAATTTCAATTAATGATGACGATAAAGATGAGAAAGAAATAGAAGATTTAATTATTTGtagtaaaattaaaaaattagaaaaaaaaataaaagagctAGACGAGGGATTAGCTTTagatattaaagaaaatttaaatgaattCTTTTTAAGAACAAAAGACCATTGGTTAAAAGAATTGAATAAAATAAGTGAAACCAAAGAAATTAGAAAAGAAGCCTTTTATTTATgtgaacaaaaatataaagttattaaaaaatattataataaaatccaaaaatataaagaattattaatggaagatgatgaagaaagaAGTATTAGTGAAACCATTTCAAGTGAACAAGAACAAAGTTCTAattag
- a CDS encoding phospholipid scramblase, putative, with protein sequence MEEKNIHMQPNINYSYRNPNMYNMNYHNPIVPPPQQQMQLFVNDWKSILSPMQTCKIKQQFDDREFVADYFMGFKLDFNNKYLILDASTELMKFTACEKSEFCYRNCLPKICIPMNMKILSYGKEISKPDILMEKDCTCTFLCFNRPTIKMYDFSNNNNKELIGTIKTPYRCCSYNFNLFDPSNNKIMYMDDTCCQMSILCPCPWGPFKYSNFFLRDANSKEKIAHLRKEVPFLKFVKRDIDNYTLDFEQVQNPEWKMMLLAFALFLDYMYYDRK encoded by the coding sequence atggaagagaaaaatatacatatgcaACCAAATATAAATTACAGTTATCGTAACCCTAATATGTACAATATGAATTACCATAACCCTATAGTGCCCCCACCTCAACAACAAATGCAGTTGTTTGTAAATGATTGGAAGAGTATTTTAAGTCCTATGCAAActtgtaaaataaaacaacaaTTTGATGATAGAGAATTTGTAGCAGATTATTTTATGGGTTTCAAATtagattttaataataaatatttaattttggATGCTTCAACTGAACTTATGAAATTTACAGCTTGTGAAAAATCTGAATTTTGTTATAGGAATTGTTTACCTAAAATATGTATTCCAATGAATATGAAGATATTATCATATGGAAAAGAAATTAGTAAACCTGATATTTTAATGGAAAAAGATTGTACGTGTACTTTTCTATGTTTTAATAGACCTACCATTAAAATGTACgatttttcaaataataataataaagaactTATTGGAACTATTAAAACTCCATATAGGTGTTGctcttataattttaatttatttgatccttctaataataaaattatgtatatggATGATACTTGTTGCCAAATGAGTATCTTATGCCCTTGTCCATGGGGCCCATTTAAATACAGTAACTTTTTTTTACGTGATGCAaattcaaaagaaaaaattgcTCACCTACGTAAAGAAGTACCTTTTCTCAAATTTGTTAAACGTGATATTGATAATTATACATTGGACTTTGAACAAGTTCAAAACCCTGAATGGAAAATGATGCTCTTAGCATTTGCCCTCTTCTTagattatatgtattatgaTCGTAAATAG